The following proteins are encoded in a genomic region of Montipora foliosa isolate CH-2021 chromosome 8, ASM3666993v2, whole genome shotgun sequence:
- the LOC137968706 gene encoding ATP-dependent DNA helicase RecQ-like: MELDFYSWYSATWRRVVFRQVKFVRQFVQVCELKPEQKLVVKNIVREKDVFAALPTGYSKSITFQILPSVKKYLDRSLVSPLVIVVCPLKSIIKDHVNYLRSLGLEAAFVGEIAENDKKIIQGTVEIDLLYGRPESFVSDDKFRGMFSNDFFRRNTVAVVYDKVHTVVHS, from the coding sequence ATGGAGTTGGATTTTTATAGTTGGTACAGTGCAACATGGCGGAGAGTTGTTTTTCGACAGGTAAAATTCGTGAGGCAATTCGTTCAAGTGTGCGAGTTGAAACCTGAGCAAAAACTTGTAGTCAAAAACATCGTTCGTGAAAAAGATGTCTTCGCTGCGCTCCCAACTGGATACAGCAAGAgtataacatttcaaattttgcCTTCGGTGAAAAAGTATTTGGACAGAAGTTTGGTCTCGCCTTTAGTCATTGTTGTTTGTCCTTTAAAGTCAATCATAAAAGACCATGTGAACTATCTAAGGTCTCTTGGTTTGGAAGCTGCCTTTGTTGGGGAGATTGCTGAAAATGACAAGAAAATAATCCAAGGAACCGTGGAAATTGACCTCCTCTATGGACGCCCTGAGTCGTTTGTTAGTGATGATAAGTTCCGAGGAATGTTCTCCAATGATTTCTTTAGAAGGAATACAGTTGCAGTGGTGTATGATAAGGTGCACACTGTTGTCCACTCGTGA
- the LOC137968707 gene encoding putative ATP-dependent DNA helicase Q1 — MVAMYHSGTSFSVQEVVLASLNDPNGNVRIIIATTALGMGVDIKGLHRIINYGPPSDIESYIQELGRAGRDGKQSKALLMFHGRQLHHCTPEMLEYLKSSSCRRSKLLELFDKETVGSHNFPREKHLCCDICELACTCETIDCPDILDSMNSLKTRSNGNTTSQKLRPVSIDQKQRLKGLLREHQKMMREMLLESNPNLFYTNVDNVTCFTNQLIEDAVYKCDSLFSVEDILEKLSVWKVDHAHKIYSCLCKVFPDLAKQ, encoded by the coding sequence ATGGTTGCCATGTACCACAGTGGCACTTCTTTTAGTGTTCAGGAAGTTGTCCTAGCCTCTCTCAACGACCCAAATGGAAACGTTAGAATCATAATTGCAACAACTGCCTTAGGAATGGGAGTAGATATCAAGGGGCTACACCGTATCATCAACTATGGACCCCCCAGTGATATTGAATCATACATACAAGAGCTTGGAAGGGCCGGAAGAGATGGCAAACAGTCAAAAGCTCTTCTTATGTTCCATGGCAGGCAACTTCATCACTGTACACCTGAGATGTTGGAATACCTGAAATCAAGCAGCTGTCGGAGAAGCAAGCTTCTTGAACTGTTTGATAAAGAAACTGTTGGCAGTCACAATTTCCCAAGGGAAAAGCACCTATGCTGTGATATTTGTGAACTTGCATGTACATGTGAGACCATTGACTGTCCAGATATACTTGACAGCATGAATTCACTGAAAACAAGGAGTAATGGCAATACAACAAGTCAGAAACTTAGGCCTGTTTCTATTGATCAAAAACAGAGGCTGAAAGGTCTCCTGAGAGAACATCAAAAAATGATGAGAGAAATGCTACTTGAGTCCAACCCCAACTTGTTTTACACCAATGTTGACAATGTTACTTGCTTTACTAACCAGCTTATAGAGGATGCAGTTTACAAATGTGACTCACTTTTTTCTGTGGAAGACATTTTGGAGAAACTTTCTGTGTGGAAAGTGGACCATGCCCACAAAATCTACAGTTGTTTATGCAAAGTATTTCCAGATCTTGCAAAGCAATAA